In the genome of Raphanus sativus cultivar WK10039 chromosome 9, ASM80110v3, whole genome shotgun sequence, the window GTAACCCTAGAACGAAACCAGCTGTATCCTCGGGGATAGACACTTCTTTCAACCGCTCGTTAGCAATGTCAGACACCATCCTCAAAAGAAAAGCGTGTTCTAATGTAAACGTGGAGTCCTTGTGGCCTAACTTGGAGAAGAGGGCAGGGAAGCAATCTCCTTCAACACAGAGCCTCGAAACCAGAAGCTTCAGCCAGTAATCCTCTACAGATCCAACTACATACAAAATCACAACAACTTAGTTGGTTCCTAAACTAATCTAATCAAACTGTATCCGCGAGTTACTCACCTGAAGATGAAGTCCGTACAGTCTCAGCAATGATGTAGAGTCCTTCATCGCTGCAAAGTTGTGAAGCTATGCTTCCAGTTCCATCAAAGCAAACATACAAAACCATACACAGAGGATCACAAGTTTCCCGCCTCCTTACCCGAGAAACCGCCAAGAACCTCTCCGGGAAAAACCGAAGCCAAACATCTCTCTGGCGATTCTTCTCTCCCATCACCACGACGTTCGCCAGAACCTGCAACCCGAACCTAACGGTCTCGGCATCTCCGATCGCCGAATCCAGGAGCTCGGAGACGACGAGAGAGCCGCCGTGATCCACGAAAGCCTCCTGGTTACTCGTCTCTCCGGCGCATAGGTTTCGGAGGACTTTCAGAGAGAGGTTCAGATGATGGCGGGAAGACGGATAGGGGAGGAGGCGGGGGAGAGCGAGGATCGATGGGATGATGGACTTGGAAGCGAGATCGGAGCGGCCGGAATCGGTCTTTGAAGCTTCGATAAGAAACTGCAAACATTCTTCTAGAGagtgtgatgatgatgaattcGATGCAAGGAGCAGGGGCTGGAGCACTTGTTCGGGTATAGAAGCTTCCATTGTTAGGGCTTATGCTCACAGCTCAGGGGAGGTGGAGGAGGTAATGCGGTAAATAAGAGTTTGGGTGGTTGCTGGGCCAGTAGATTATTATAATATGGGCTGGTAGGCTTATCAAGTTCTTATTCAAAGACAAACCAAAAGTTTGGGTTCATGAAACTTTATTTCACCTTTTTGCTTAAAGCTTAATGGGCTACTATAGTAAGTATTTTTTCATGTCTTAaccaaccattttttttttattcttttcactatttttaatatttgactgtttataattttgttgtttgtttcagACTAGATAGTTTTCACTCAAATATTTGTTCATTGTTTTATACTgtgcaattatattttattattagttgaaTTACATTTAGATTTATAACTAATAATTTTGTTGAGTTTGAGTAATAGATCAGCTGTTTGGatggaaatttttttattaatttttatatatagaaaggatgaaaataaatagtttatatttgtataaCAAACACTATCAATCCAAATTGAAAGAATAGAGAATTCGATACAATCCCACTACTATTCTATTGTGAATTTTATATactctatttaaattttagtattatttaatttacagATTTCAAAATTCCAATATTATTCAATCTTACAATAGTTTCTATAGTATTGTAATTTCGATGGAATTTAATAGAATTCAAATGCAAATTTCTGAACGCCTAAAGTTTTTAACTCTTTTTTAGAGgatttattaaaatatcataaaatgcTTTAAAATCTCAAACTTGTGAATTCATTTCAATTCTTTTACATTCAATCATCTAAATCCTCCTAATAGTAATTGAATCTGGTGTGAATCGATTGAATCTCAGTGGatttcaaacaaaattaaagaaaaattgaaaaggTAAACATTTTTTgtacattttattttctttcaagAGATTTTTTGTAGTTAGAAAAGTCCATTGGTACGAAATCTTAGTGATTTGTTACTAGAAAAAATGTTATTTCTCGTTCGTTCGATTACATATTTGTTTGTATTAACCTCTTTAAtctatactagattttgacccgcgctttggaagcgcagaatattttacgatgaaaaatttcactaataatttaacaaatattttggtaattttaaaagagtgtgtatttaaaatatttttgcatttaaatcagtgtttttaaattcaacccgattgtgattataccggttaatccggagatctaacaattcaatttaggtttttaaaatatacatattaaaaaaatcattaaaacccgagactaaccgattgaactgatggatgaccgatatgtaatctaattggatttaaattgtaatagtttcataatttgtaatcttataatccaaattttaaagtttattattttgcagtttatgaaattataacgtttctacaaaattttaaagagaaaatgatatatataaaataactaagattaattattgtattgtttggaaacattgatagtagtataaaaatatattgtttggaaacattgatagtagtataaaaaataagtatattgtttggaaacatggatagtaatataaagaaaggaacattagtgatttaatgtaggtctaactataaagtataaatgtgtatttaatttaaaaacttacaaaataaatgttaggtccaataaaatgtttctgtttaaataagatagatgtttggaaacatggatagtagtataaagaaaagaacattagtgatttaatgtaggtctaaatataaagtataaagatgtatttaatttaaaaacttacaaaataaatgttaggtccaacaaaatgtttctgttttaataagatagatgatataatctagagaagaagaaaataattggtttaattaaatttaacatatgcATATAAAATCagttgaaatttataaaatttccaTCATATGGGATTATGAAAAAGTTTGACATGGTTTACGTGTTACTGGTTTCCGGAAGAGTAACTCACATCAAAGATAAAATGTCTACCGCTTAATGCATACTACCACGGCTACAAGTAAGATTGAAATTATTTCGCCTTTAAAATTCTTCGTATGTGTATGTGTGGCCAGctcctaaatatttttataccatTTTTGGTAGAAATTTATTTACTAAACACCATAGATTTActggattttttttatcataaggTATATGATCACGAGGTACTACGTTTTTATACactattttatgattttttgtttcaaattaaataGTTTCACTCAAATAGTtgttaattcttttattttgtctAGTGAATAATTAGTTGGATTATAGatataagaaattttaataggatttataagtatattatttttattgttgtaatatatatatatatatatatatatatatatacatatatatatttgttgtatataaatatcacataatagaaagaaaaaatgagaaaatGAACGAAAAGTAAGATTTTAAGTCATAGATTTTATGTGagatttatcaaatatttaaaaagaaaaataattattagctATACAAACAATATCTACATAATTACACATATGGACAAAAATAATGTATCAAAAACTATATAAGTTATATGTTCATATGATAACCTCCATGAACTATATGGTTATGTTGTTAACACCATCAGTATCATTctaaaaggtaaaaagtgtgccagattaaaaatgtttttgatatattttgaaatgttttcgACGGTATAACATTACATTTGTATGTTTAATctatgtgttttattttattttagaatatttttaaataggtATATAGTCGGTTTTTAGAAAAGTTTAGTTGATAGACTTCTATTTGATGTTAATAGATTTCGATTCCAAAACAGTTTTTAGTTACATAAATGGTTAGCAAAATAACACATGATAGTTTAGGTATGTTGTCATGTAAATTACATATTTCATATAGttttcatacattttttttaagtttattaagaTGTGCAATAGTATGGTGGTGTATCATTCTTGAGCTTACaatcattttttgtaaaaaaattactataaaatatttaagtaacTTTGTTATTAGTTAAATTGTATTTAgataactaataattttatttgtttgaaaagttttcaaaataaatgtgttttttaatttgtataaacaATCTTATAACATCAActaataagaaacataatattatttttttgacttGTACGAAATTAACATATTTGACCAAACACAGGAAAGAGCTAATCAAGAATTAATACTTTTTAAGACAAGCAACTCAATCCGAAGAAGGACTATAGATTACAACGGGGCTTCGAACAGAGTGACGTTGGCTCTTCCACACGAGCAATCCAGACAAAATCTTCCCTGGAGTCATTTGCTTGGCCTTCACCACCACTTTGAAGCTCCTCTTCTGTGAAGCCTTTGTAAACGACAAACTCATTGGCTCCACCGTAATCTCTACTCCCTTCGGTGCTGTAACGGTGGCGTTATACACCGACGCTGGTGGTCCCACGTTGGTGACTCTCCGCCTGAACACAGCCATGGTCGACGCTTTGGCAGTTCTCAACGTCAGTTGTATGGTTGGGTAGTTTAGAGAATCATGGCCGATTCCAGGGACAATGGAGGAGCAGTTTATGGAGCGTGACCCCACTAATGGAGCCAGAGTGGTTGCGTTGTAGCCTTCCCCGCATAAGAACTGGACATAGGAGATGTCTTCCATGTCGTAGACTAACCCAGGGCTCGCGGCTCGTCTCGGGTTTACTTGGCCTCCTCCATAGGCGAACTCAGCGTCCTTGTTTACTCTTCGACTTATCGGTTTTgctgccaaaaccaaaaaaatatatatgtatataaatgtTAAAGACTTCCTATGCTGCATGCATGGGTTTGATCTATTACCTGAGGTTATGATGGCAGACTTTATTGCGGCGGGAGACCAATCGGGATGGAAAGACTTGACATAAGCAGCAACACCAGCAGCATGGGGGCAGGCCATGGAGGTACCAGAGAGAATGGTGAACTTTGAGAATTGGGTGTCACCGTCTAAACCAGTGAGTGATCTCTTGAGAGTGAAGGCCGCCAATATATCAATCCCGGGTGCAGCAATGTCAGGCTACATTACAATCCCCAAAAACATGAGCTATTTCTCATAATAATCAGATGACAGTGACTGAAGAGAcaagttaaatatattataccTTGAGAAGGCGTATTGATCCAGGGTTAGGACCTCTTGATGAAAAAGAAGCAACAAAAGGAGCAGGGATTCTCACTTCTCTGGTTTTCTGAATCACAGCAGATGGTGATCTGAACCAAACACAGACAAAAAGACAAATGTTCTCTAAAGGTTCATTCTTTCTTTTGTATGGTAATTATATCCAAGAAATGGAACCTTGAAGAGTTGACATAACGGTAAATGACATCGCCAATGGAGGAATTAACAGAAGTGGCTGGAGTCATGAAGATCTGAGCGTTATCGAGATACTGATCACTAACAAGGATGGCACCAGCACCACCATAGCGTTTAATAGTGGACTCCACACCAGCCCCTCCCATTTTACAAACCATCACATTTCCCTTCACTTTCTTCCGGTCCAAGTAATCAGAGAAACAGTACCTTTTTTGCATCATCAGTAAAAACATGAGTTTCGGTTTCTGTCTTactcttaaaaaaaatatatatatatatatataaaacatttattaaaaaaaaaagttaagtaAGTACCTGGCCAAGTACTGGTCGTCTTTGGTCTTAGCAGCATCAACGCCACTTACAAGCGGGTAAGATTTGGCTTTTGGTTTGAACATGCTTATTCCCATCCCCTTTTGATCAtccaattttattattatttatttatttttttaactaaataaattgattttaagGTAATTAGGAGATGCATACAGAGAATGATTTGCCGTTGCCGAGATCGATCTGGCTCTTGAAAGTCCGATCAATGCCGCTCGCCGCAACCGTCAAAATCCACGGCTCGTGATTCGTCACGCTCCCGGAGGACGGTCCATCATTCCCGGCTGACGCCACCGTGAGGATCCCTTTCCTCACGGCGTGAAACGACCCGACGGATATCGAGTCGGAAGAAT includes:
- the LOC108824069 gene encoding uncharacterized protein LOC108824069, producing the protein MEASIPEQVLQPLLLASNSSSSHSLEECLQFLIEASKTDSGRSDLASKSIIPSILALPRLLPYPSSRHHLNLSLKVLRNLCAGETSNQEAFVDHGGSLVVSELLDSAIGDAETVRFGLQVLANVVVMGEKNRQRDVWLRFFPERFLAVSRVRRRETCDPLCMVLYVCFDGTGSIASQLCSDEGLYIIAETVRTSSSVGSVEDYWLKLLVSRLCVEGDCFPALFSKLGHKDSTFTLEHAFLLRMVSDIANERLKEVSIPEDTAGFVLGLLKQSVEVFDFVSGERSELPTGSTVVDVMGYSLVIIRDACAGGTLEELKNANSDGGNVEMLLSTGLIELLLDLLRRLDPPTTIKKALNQSPSSGKPCPYRGFRRDIVAVIGNCAYRRKEVQDEIRVRGGLFVMLQQCVTDDENPFLREWGLWCVRNLLEGNEENQKVVAELEMQGSVDVPQLREIGLRVEIDPVTSRPKLVNDTTGT
- the LOC108823950 gene encoding subtilisin-like protease SBT4.14, with protein sequence MGRSNHSSHPLLVVILLHVLWISPGYASAADKHAKDFYIIYLGDGPGNGDEAINTHVNLLSSLDISLEEAQERMVYSYTKVFNAFAAKLSPHEAKKMMEMEEVLGVFKNRYRQLHTTKSWDFVGLPLTAKRHLKAERDVIIGVLDTGITPDSESFQDHGLGPSPAKWKGSCGPYKNFTGCNNKLIGAKFFKADGNLPNGEDRSPLDIDGHGTHTSSTAAGVLVANASLYGLASGTARGAVPSARVAMYKVCWAKAGCADMDILAGFEAAIHDGVDIISISIGGPIADYSSDSISVGSFHAVRKGILTVASAGNDGPSSGSVTNHEPWILTVAASGIDRTFKSQIDLGNGKSFSGMGISMFKPKAKSYPLVSGVDAAKTKDDQYLARYCFSDYLDRKKVKGNVMVCKMGGAGVESTIKRYGGAGAILVSDQYLDNAQIFMTPATSVNSSIGDVIYRYVNSSRSPSAVIQKTREVRIPAPFVASFSSRGPNPGSIRLLKPDIAAPGIDILAAFTLKRSLTGLDGDTQFSKFTILSGTSMACPHAAGVAAYVKSFHPDWSPAAIKSAIITSAKPISRRVNKDAEFAYGGGQVNPRRAASPGLVYDMEDISYVQFLCGEGYNATTLAPLVGSRSINCSSIVPGIGHDSLNYPTIQLTLRTAKASTMAVFRRRVTNVGPPASVYNATVTAPKGVEITVEPMSLSFTKASQKRSFKVVVKAKQMTPGKILSGLLVWKSQRHSVRSPVVIYSPSSD